Proteins co-encoded in one Halorussus lipolyticus genomic window:
- a CDS encoding DUF7557 family protein produces the protein MPKIQLDEDTIERLDSLRVEDESYDEIVTELINIYEAEERTLFHGGDYSG, from the coding sequence ATGCCGAAGATTCAACTCGACGAGGACACCATCGAGCGCCTCGACAGTCTCCGGGTGGAAGACGAGTCCTACGACGAAATCGTCACCGAACTCATCAACATCTACGAGGCCGAGGAGCGCACGCTGTTCCACGGCGGCGACTACAGCGGATAG
- a CDS encoding anthranilate synthase component I family protein: MNDETHRTDRRPDESPTVVTSFEEFRQTAESAPEGARVPVEVRIEVPDPFLAYRRARDESGGVYFETTGGESGWGYFGVSPVEWLEVEPDGVRDVADETRGGDQRTTSFDALEGLLDGETLARGHCDVPYPCGAFGWLSYDVARELEALPDTTADDRGLPRLQFGVYDLVAAWEEPWDESATLRITACPRVEGDDSLRVIYDRAKNRALDLADEATTGDSSVGDPPADGDTAEFTSQCGREEYADRVRKVKEYVRDGDTFQANISQRLVGPAIVHSVEVFEALREVNPAPYSGLLEFPGVDLVSTSPELLLDADGRDLLTEPIAGTRPRGATPDEDAELREALLDSEKEHAEHAMLVDLERNDLGKVAEYGSVEVTDYRRIDTYSEVMHTVSAVEGRLRDDESIVDAIAGMFPGGTITGAPKPRTMEIIDEVEDYRRGPYTGSIGVLGFDRKATMNMTIRTLTRHEDRFYLRVGAGIVHDSVPDAEFIETLDKGRALVNAIDTALDTGRELTTADWPTRDDVGER; the protein is encoded by the coding sequence ATGAACGACGAAACCCACCGAACCGACCGCCGACCCGACGAAAGCCCCACAGTCGTAACCTCTTTCGAGGAGTTCCGCCAAACCGCAGAAAGCGCACCCGAAGGAGCGCGGGTCCCGGTCGAGGTCCGAATCGAGGTCCCAGACCCCTTCCTCGCCTACCGCCGCGCCCGCGACGAGTCGGGCGGCGTCTACTTCGAGACCACCGGCGGGGAGTCCGGGTGGGGCTACTTCGGCGTCTCGCCGGTCGAGTGGCTTGAAGTCGAACCCGACGGGGTTCGGGACGTGGCCGACGAGACCCGAGGAGGCGACCAGCGAACGACCAGTTTCGACGCGCTCGAAGGTCTCCTCGACGGCGAGACGCTGGCCCGAGGACACTGCGACGTGCCCTACCCCTGCGGGGCGTTCGGATGGCTCTCCTACGACGTGGCCCGCGAACTCGAAGCCCTGCCCGACACCACCGCCGACGACCGGGGCCTGCCCCGATTGCAGTTCGGCGTCTACGACCTCGTGGCGGCGTGGGAGGAACCGTGGGACGAGAGCGCCACGCTCCGGATTACCGCCTGTCCGAGAGTCGAGGGCGACGACTCGCTCCGCGTGATTTACGACCGGGCCAAGAATCGCGCCCTCGACCTCGCCGACGAGGCCACGACCGGGGACTCCTCGGTGGGCGACCCGCCCGCAGACGGCGACACCGCCGAGTTCACCAGCCAATGCGGCCGCGAGGAGTACGCCGACCGGGTACGGAAGGTCAAAGAGTACGTCCGAGACGGCGACACCTTCCAAGCCAATATCTCCCAGCGACTGGTCGGCCCGGCCATCGTCCACTCGGTCGAGGTGTTCGAGGCCCTCCGCGAGGTCAACCCCGCGCCTTACTCCGGACTGTTGGAGTTCCCCGGCGTGGACCTCGTGAGTACGAGTCCCGAACTCCTGCTGGACGCCGACGGCCGGGACCTGCTGACCGAACCCATCGCGGGAACCCGGCCCCGAGGAGCGACCCCCGACGAGGACGCCGAACTCCGCGAGGCCTTGCTCGACAGCGAGAAGGAACACGCCGAACACGCGATGTTGGTCGATTTGGAGCGCAACGACCTCGGCAAGGTCGCCGAGTACGGGAGCGTCGAGGTCACCGACTACCGGCGCATCGACACCTATTCGGAGGTGATGCACACCGTCTCGGCGGTCGAAGGCCGACTCCGCGACGACGAGTCGATAGTCGACGCCATCGCCGGGATGTTCCCCGGCGGCACCATCACGGGCGCGCCCAAACCCCGGACGATGGAAATCATCGACGAGGTGGAAGACTACCGCAGAGGACCCTACACCGGGAGCATCGGCGTCCTCGGCTTCGACCGGAAGGCCACGATGAACATGACCATCCGGACCCTGACTCGCCACGAAGACCGGTTCTACCTCCGGGTCGGGGCCGGCATCGTCCACGACTCGGTGCCCGACGCCGAGTTCATCGAGACCCTCGACAAGGGCCGGGCGCTGGTCAACGCCATCGACACGGCGCTCGACACCGGGCGCGAACTGACGACCGCCGACTGGCCGACCCGCGACGACGTGGGGGAGAGGTAA
- a CDS encoding OsmC family protein: MTKQVTTISDEGYKSENETSDFEVTIDATGEEGPGTLETLLASYGSCYVPALRVGAEQRNVGDLGRIEIDVTGDLNDDDKLEAVQFTVKTEADLTDEQADEVVTRANQLCKVHDALKAELEADVTVESGAF, translated from the coding sequence ATGACGAAGCAAGTCACCACTATCTCCGACGAGGGGTACAAGTCCGAAAACGAGACCAGCGACTTCGAGGTCACCATCGACGCCACGGGCGAGGAGGGTCCCGGCACGCTCGAAACCCTGCTGGCGTCCTACGGGTCGTGCTACGTCCCGGCGCTCCGCGTCGGTGCCGAACAGCGCAACGTAGGCGACCTCGGTCGCATCGAAATCGACGTAACCGGCGACCTGAACGACGACGACAAACTCGAAGCCGTCCAGTTCACGGTCAAGACCGAGGCCGACCTGACCGACGAGCAGGCCGACGAGGTGGTCACGCGCGCGAATCAACTCTGTAAGGTCCACGACGCGCTGAAGGCCGAACTCGAAGCCGACGTGACCGTCGAGTCCGGCGCGTTCTGA
- a CDS encoding protein sorting system archaetidylserine decarboxylase produces MGEKQDSSRWRLGDGFTPGAWRYALLALAVAIPSALVARSEKWARRWGVAGPLLAVGALLFHRDPDRNPAPDVASSGVIAPADGRVSVVREETGPDGDERVRVGVFMNVTDVHVNRAPLGGEIEAVEHEPGKHRPAFSKESDNNEKLHIRFSDHVVTLIAGAFARRIHPYVEPGDELGRGERLGHISFGSRADVLLPAEFDPDDVAVERGRKVRAGETVLARR; encoded by the coding sequence ATGGGGGAGAAACAAGACTCCTCGCGCTGGCGGCTCGGAGACGGGTTCACGCCGGGTGCGTGGCGCTACGCCCTGCTGGCGCTCGCGGTGGCGATTCCGTCTGCGCTCGTCGCGCGGTCCGAGAAGTGGGCGCGTCGATGGGGCGTTGCAGGCCCTCTCCTCGCCGTGGGTGCCCTGCTCTTTCACCGGGACCCCGACCGAAATCCGGCCCCCGACGTAGCCAGTTCGGGCGTCATCGCGCCCGCCGACGGCCGGGTCTCGGTCGTCCGCGAGGAGACCGGTCCCGACGGCGACGAGCGCGTCCGGGTCGGCGTGTTCATGAACGTCACCGACGTTCACGTGAACCGAGCGCCCCTCGGCGGGGAAATCGAGGCCGTCGAACACGAACCCGGCAAGCACCGGCCGGCGTTCTCCAAGGAGTCGGACAACAACGAGAAACTTCACATCCGGTTTTCAGACCACGTGGTCACGCTAATCGCCGGGGCGTTCGCCCGGCGCATCCACCCCTACGTCGAACCCGGCGACGAACTCGGCCGGGGCGAGCGACTGGGACACATCTCGTTCGGGAGTCGCGCCGACGTGCTTCTCCCCGCCGAGTTCGACCCCGACGACGTGGCGGTCGAACGCGGCCGGAAGGTCCGGGCGGGCGAGACGGTGCTGGCCCGCCGATAG
- a CDS encoding lysylphosphatidylglycerol synthase transmembrane domain-containing protein, with product MRRVARFLVGVVLGGGAFAAYLWFVGVDSVVERATAIASWAIPVVVALVVAEGLADGIGVWASVKPLGRGLSPGESVQFAFAGDFFDTLSPAGPVSSEPIMARFFAVTTGTTYSDALGVRSVAKYVKSGTQLLVSTVLAAILLLDVPAARFLVVSLGGSLVGLAVVGGLAVRSRETVSKGLTAVLGPVVARVSSLYRETPHDQSVVESALDRFWTRILRFRAEPRLVALIGLGGVLEQLLTATALWVALAGTGTHVAVLPIVAIVPLPQVASAVPIPASIGAYDVLLVGALVATTGAPSAGAAAAVLVVRTASLPFALSAGGLAVAFLRGWRPGL from the coding sequence ATGCGCCGCGTAGCCCGGTTCCTCGTCGGCGTCGTCCTCGGCGGCGGGGCCTTCGCGGCCTACCTCTGGTTCGTCGGCGTGGACAGCGTGGTCGAACGCGCGACTGCCATCGCATCGTGGGCGATTCCGGTCGTCGTCGCGCTGGTCGTCGCCGAAGGTCTCGCCGACGGCATCGGGGTCTGGGCCTCGGTGAAACCGCTCGGCCGAGGCCTCTCGCCCGGCGAATCCGTCCAGTTCGCGTTCGCCGGGGACTTCTTCGACACCCTGAGTCCGGCCGGCCCGGTGAGTTCCGAACCCATCATGGCCCGCTTCTTCGCCGTCACCACCGGAACGACCTACAGCGATGCCCTCGGGGTCCGGTCGGTCGCCAAGTACGTCAAGTCGGGGACCCAACTGCTGGTTTCGACTGTGCTGGCGGCCATCCTGCTTCTCGACGTGCCCGCGGCCAGATTCCTCGTGGTCTCGCTCGGCGGGTCGCTGGTCGGCCTCGCGGTCGTCGGCGGTCTGGCAGTCCGGTCGCGCGAGACGGTCTCGAAGGGTCTCACAGCAGTCCTCGGACCGGTCGTCGCGCGCGTCTCGTCGCTCTACCGGGAGACTCCGCACGACCAGTCGGTTGTCGAGAGCGCGCTCGACCGGTTCTGGACCCGAATCCTCCGATTCCGGGCCGAACCGCGACTGGTCGCGCTCATCGGTCTCGGCGGCGTGCTGGAACAACTTCTGACCGCGACCGCCCTCTGGGTCGCACTCGCCGGGACCGGAACCCACGTCGCCGTGCTTCCCATCGTCGCCATCGTCCCTCTCCCGCAGGTCGCCAGCGCGGTCCCGATTCCGGCTAGCATCGGCGCGTACGACGTTCTCCTCGTCGGGGCGCTCGTTGCGACGACAGGTGCGCCGTCTGCGGGGGCGGCCGCCGCGGTGCTGGTCGTGCGAACCGCGAGTCTCCCGTTCGCCCTGTCGGCGGGCGGCCTCGCGGTCGCTTTCCTGCGAGGGTGGCGGCCCGGACTGTGA
- a CDS encoding anthranilate synthase component II: MILVIDNYDSFAYNLVQYVGEFADEIEVRRNDDIDVAGIRNLDPDGIVVSPGPGTPEDAGVSIDVFAETEYPALGVCLGHQALCAAEGMAVGHAPDVVHGKSSMVRHDGKGLFADLPDEIEVGRYHSLAATENLPATLVETARTADDREVLMGVRHTEKPHFGVQFHPESILTPTGKRMIERFCDDIANES, translated from the coding sequence ATGATTCTGGTCATCGACAACTACGACTCGTTCGCCTACAACCTCGTCCAGTACGTCGGCGAGTTCGCCGACGAAATCGAAGTCCGGCGCAACGACGACATCGACGTTGCGGGCATCCGAAATCTCGACCCGGACGGAATCGTCGTCTCGCCGGGACCGGGAACCCCGGAAGACGCCGGCGTCTCTATCGACGTGTTCGCCGAGACCGAGTACCCCGCGCTCGGGGTCTGTCTCGGCCATCAGGCCCTCTGCGCCGCGGAGGGGATGGCGGTCGGCCACGCCCCCGACGTGGTTCACGGGAAGTCCTCGATGGTGCGCCACGACGGGAAGGGCCTGTTCGCGGACCTGCCCGACGAAATCGAGGTCGGGCGCTATCACTCGCTGGCCGCCACCGAAAACCTCCCGGCCACGCTGGTCGAGACGGCCCGGACCGCCGACGACCGCGAGGTCCTGATGGGCGTGCGCCACACCGAGAAGCCCCACTTCGGCGTCCAGTTCCACCCCGAGAGCATCCTCACGCCGACCGGCAAGCGGATGATAGAACGCTTCTGCGACGACATCGCAAATGAATCGTGA
- a CDS encoding GMC family oxidoreductase, whose protein sequence is MTETADRTPSERADVCIVGAGPAGALSAHRLARRGYDVVVLEAGERFDFEDRKARMERDIRPGHGPLSVWEMGGPRDRFSSEGEWFYPLNAARVKGVGGTTLHWQGMVMRLHETDFHSWPIEYSDLRPYYARAEEALGVAGADDNPYAPPRERPFPMPAFPPSHSDSIFAEACEDLGVTMHSVPNARNSEAYDDRSACVGYGTCKPVCPSGAKYTADHHVEKAESEGARVIDQAPVQRLEHDDSGERVTAAVYATPDGATHRQEAREFVLAAGGVEIPRLLLLSESSQYPDGLANSSGAVGRYFMDHLFAGVGGTVDRETRQNHVGFITSECHQFYDDPTRGTEGSDGGIPEWTAEDGSEPAPDSIKLEFLNYAGPSPVEMALSGDEWGDDLLDTLREGYGNSIAMGGLVGQRPRKENCITLDSSTTDDHGNPVPEIHWRVDDRTKASLRRANEIQRAVMDELGADVSWTVGPENTGPAFHHMGTTRMGTDPAESVVNPRLRTHDLRNLAIASSSVFRTSGALNPTLTIAALALKATDHVEERL, encoded by the coding sequence ATGACCGAAACAGCAGACAGAACCCCGTCGGAGCGCGCCGACGTGTGCATCGTCGGGGCCGGTCCGGCGGGCGCGCTCTCGGCCCATCGACTCGCCCGGCGAGGCTACGACGTGGTGGTCCTCGAAGCGGGCGAGCGGTTCGACTTCGAGGACCGGAAAGCGCGAATGGAGCGAGACATCCGACCGGGCCACGGCCCGCTCTCGGTCTGGGAGATGGGCGGCCCGAGAGACCGGTTCTCCTCGGAAGGCGAATGGTTCTACCCGCTGAACGCCGCCCGCGTCAAGGGCGTCGGCGGGACCACGCTCCACTGGCAGGGGATGGTGATGCGCCTCCACGAGACGGATTTCCACTCGTGGCCAATCGAGTATTCGGACCTGCGGCCCTACTACGCCCGAGCAGAGGAGGCCCTCGGTGTCGCGGGCGCGGACGACAACCCCTACGCGCCGCCCCGCGAGCGACCCTTCCCGATGCCCGCCTTCCCGCCCTCCCACAGCGATTCCATCTTCGCGGAGGCCTGCGAGGACCTCGGCGTGACGATGCACTCGGTACCAAACGCCCGCAACTCCGAGGCCTACGACGACCGAAGCGCCTGCGTGGGGTACGGCACCTGCAAACCGGTCTGCCCCTCCGGCGCGAAGTACACCGCCGACCACCACGTCGAGAAGGCCGAATCGGAGGGCGCGCGCGTCATCGACCAAGCCCCGGTCCAGCGCCTCGAACACGACGACTCGGGCGAGCGCGTGACCGCCGCCGTCTACGCAACCCCCGACGGCGCGACCCATCGACAGGAGGCCCGCGAGTTCGTCCTCGCGGCGGGCGGCGTCGAGATTCCGCGCCTGCTTCTCCTCTCGGAGTCGTCGCAGTACCCCGACGGACTGGCGAACTCGTCGGGTGCGGTCGGTCGGTATTTCATGGACCACCTGTTCGCGGGCGTCGGCGGGACCGTGGACCGCGAGACCCGCCAGAACCACGTCGGGTTCATCACCAGCGAGTGCCACCAGTTCTACGACGACCCGACCCGAGGCACCGAGGGAAGCGACGGCGGGATTCCCGAGTGGACTGCCGAGGACGGGTCGGAACCCGCCCCGGACAGCATCAAACTGGAGTTCCTGAACTACGCCGGCCCCTCGCCGGTCGAGATGGCGCTGTCGGGCGACGAGTGGGGCGACGACCTGCTCGACACCCTGCGCGAGGGGTACGGCAACTCGATTGCGATGGGCGGACTGGTCGGCCAGCGTCCTCGGAAGGAAAATTGCATCACGCTGGACTCCTCGACCACCGACGACCACGGCAACCCGGTGCCCGAAATCCACTGGCGCGTGGACGACCGGACCAAGGCCTCGCTCCGGCGCGCGAACGAAATCCAGCGTGCCGTCATGGATGAGTTGGGCGCGGACGTGTCGTGGACCGTCGGCCCGGAGAACACCGGACCGGCGTTCCATCACATGGGCACGACCCGGATGGGGACCGACCCCGCCGAGAGCGTGGTGAATCCCCGACTCCGGACCCACGACCTGCGGAATCTGGCCATCGCGTCGAGTAGCGTCTTCCGAACCAGCGGTGCCCTGAACCCGACGCTCACCATCGCGGCGCTGGCGCTGAAGGCCACGGACCACGTGGAAGAGCGGTTGTGA
- a CDS encoding gluconate 2-dehydrogenase subunit 3 family protein — protein MELTRRDALAAVAATGAAVGTGAILGDDLANPFAGNASEASPEDRLDTLLSVADVVYPAEVSGVEEFVRTYVLGRVEDRPAYREEMVQALSTLDDYARTWHDDLFRELDAGTRESVLDQMGVDTADPDPEGGDPARVRYYLVNELLYALYSSPTGGKLVGIENPQGHPGGSGSYQRGPRK, from the coding sequence ATGGAACTGACTCGTCGGGACGCGCTGGCCGCGGTGGCCGCGACCGGGGCGGCGGTCGGCACCGGCGCGATTCTCGGTGACGACCTCGCCAATCCATTCGCGGGAAACGCCTCCGAGGCCTCGCCCGAGGACCGCCTCGACACGCTCCTCTCGGTCGCGGATGTCGTCTACCCCGCCGAGGTCTCCGGCGTCGAGGAGTTCGTCCGGACCTACGTCCTCGGTCGAGTCGAGGACCGGCCCGCCTACCGCGAGGAGATGGTACAGGCGCTCTCGACGCTGGACGACTACGCCCGGACGTGGCACGACGACCTGTTCCGCGAACTCGACGCCGGGACCCGCGAGTCGGTGCTGGACCAGATGGGCGTGGACACCGCCGACCCGGACCCCGAGGGCGGCGACCCGGCGCGGGTCCGGTACTACCTCGTGAACGAACTCCTCTACGCGCTGTACTCCTCGCCCACGGGCGGGAAACTCGTCGGCATCGAGAACCCGCAGGGCCACCCCGGCGGGAGCGGTAGCTACCAGCGAGGGCCGCGAAAATGA
- a CDS encoding metal-dependent hydrolase, which translates to MKLTWYGHSTWHVAVGDTDLLIDPFFDNPKTDTDPEELDPDYLLLTHGHADHIGDVDRYEGTELVATPEVVEYCRDEFGDFEAVGGMGMNLGGTVECDDAFVTMVRADHTNGMDTSYGTSGGMPGGFVVSDTKPTQISDEDSQTFYHAGDTSLQTEMREVIGPYLEPDAVAVPIGDHFTMGPMQAAIAVDWVDADYALPMHYDTFPPIEQDPEDFRKEVKGTGSDAEVKILEGDESFDLGDELGY; encoded by the coding sequence ATGAAACTCACTTGGTACGGCCACTCGACGTGGCACGTAGCGGTCGGCGACACTGACCTGCTCATCGACCCGTTCTTCGACAACCCGAAGACGGACACCGACCCCGAGGAGCTAGACCCGGACTACCTCCTGCTGACTCACGGCCACGCGGACCACATCGGCGACGTGGACCGCTACGAGGGCACGGAACTGGTCGCCACGCCCGAAGTCGTGGAGTACTGCCGCGACGAGTTCGGCGACTTCGAGGCCGTCGGCGGGATGGGGATGAACCTCGGCGGGACCGTCGAGTGCGACGACGCTTTCGTCACGATGGTCCGGGCCGACCACACCAACGGGATGGATACCTCCTACGGCACCTCCGGCGGGATGCCCGGCGGATTCGTCGTCAGCGACACCAAGCCGACCCAAATCAGCGACGAGGACAGCCAGACGTTCTACCACGCCGGCGACACCTCGCTCCAGACCGAGATGCGCGAGGTCATCGGCCCGTACCTCGAACCCGATGCTGTCGCGGTGCCAATCGGCGACCACTTCACGATGGGACCGATGCAGGCCGCCATCGCGGTCGATTGGGTGGACGCCGACTACGCGCTCCCGATGCACTACGACACCTTCCCGCCGATCGAGCAGGACCCCGAGGACTTCCGCAAGGAGGTCAAGGGCACGGGAAGCGACGCCGAAGTGAAGATTCTCGAAGGCGACGAGTCCTTCGACCTCGGCGACGAACTGGGCTACTGA
- a CDS encoding DUF5799 family protein, translating to MTERAWQDLIVGDRMAVDQEFAQQVTDSQFSRQEWGLIMTAVEFEIENPGDAEQARIVADTSKIEQVMPELENIRNQMNSMAGGAGGGGGGGKQGGGVFDSVKDALGLGGGGGGGADQDRIDDASRLAQQYADELQQRLESQGKWARVREAAEN from the coding sequence ATGACCGAACGAGCGTGGCAGGACCTCATCGTCGGCGACCGGATGGCCGTCGATCAGGAGTTCGCACAGCAGGTCACTGACTCGCAGTTCTCCCGGCAGGAGTGGGGACTCATCATGACCGCGGTGGAGTTCGAAATCGAAAACCCCGGCGACGCCGAACAGGCCCGCATCGTCGCCGACACCTCGAAAATCGAACAGGTGATGCCCGAACTCGAGAACATCCGGAACCAGATGAACTCGATGGCGGGCGGCGCTGGCGGCGGGGGCGGAGGCGGCAAGCAGGGCGGCGGCGTCTTCGACTCGGTGAAGGACGCGCTCGGCCTCGGCGGCGGCGGCGGTGGTGGTGCGGACCAAGACCGCATCGACGACGCCAGCAGACTCGCTCAGCAGTACGCCGACGAACTCCAGCAACGCCTCGAATCGCAGGGCAAGTGGGCCAGAGTCCGCGAGGCCGCAGAAAACTGA